The genomic DNA CCCCGCGCACCTGGACGCGCTCAAACGGGCCTACGAGCGCTTCCCGGAGATTGGCGGGCGCTCCACCCCTTGAGACTCGGCACCGAACTCCGGAGTGAAACTCCGCCTCTTCTTGCGCTCCATGGACACCACCTCCCGTGTAGCCGACTTACGAGGTATGTCTACTAAAACGGCTCTCCCGCAGTCGTCCTCCGAGCTATGCCGAAGAGGGTGGTCCGAACCATTTGGTGAGCACGTCCGTGAGCCCGAGCTGCGTTCGGTCTCCGACCCACGCCACGTAGCCGTCGGGCCGAATCAACACGGCGGCGGGCGCGGTGACCGCCCCGAGGACAGGAAGTTCCCAGGGGCCACCGTATTGCGCGTCGACGACGCTCACGCGATTTGCCCAGGGACTGAGGTCGAAGCTGCCGCGCTCACCGAGGTTGAGCAGGACCAGCCGGGCCTCGTGCAGCAGCGTGAAGACGCGCCGTGGCCCGTGGGCGGTGACGAGGTCGAGATCGGGCATGCGGCGTCCGAGGAGCGGGTGTCCCTCGCCGAGTTCGTAGCGGATATCCAGACCCGACATCATTCCGGCGATTCGTCTGCGGGGCTCGTCCATCCGGAGCAGCTCGGCGACGGTGTCTCGCAGCGCCTCGAGGCGATCGTCTGAGCGAAGAAGCGCGATGGACGCCATCGTGTTGTGCAGCACGCGCGCCGCGACCGGGTGGCGCTCGAGCTGGTACGAATCGAGGAGACTGTCCGGCGACGTTCGCTTGACCACCTGGGCCAGCTTCCATCCCAGGTTGACCGCGTCCTGCACGCCGAGGTTGAGGCCCTGCCCGCCCACCGGGAAGTGCACGTGCGCGGAGTCACCGGCCAGCAGAACGCGTCGGTCGCGGTAGGCCGCGGCCTGCCGCGTGAGGTCGGTGAACCGGGAGATCCAATGGGGGCTGTGGATCCCGTAGTCCGTCCCGTAGACGGCGACGAGCGCGTCGCTGAGCTCGCGGAGCGTCGGCTCGCCGCGCGGGCCGATCCGCGGCTCGGTCACCATCACCCCCACCCGCCCCTCCAACTGGGAGAAGGCATGGACGCCGATGCCGTCGCGGCGCATCCCCCATTTCGGCTCCTGGGTCATCTGGACCTCGGCGATCAGGCAGCTCAGGGTCGGATCCCATCCGGCGAACTCGATGCCGGCCGCTTTCCGGATCACGCTGCGTCCGCCGTCGCATCCGACGAGATATTCGGCCCGGAGCGACGGGCCGTCAGCGAGCGTGACGTCGACGCCGCTGTCGTCCTGTGCGAACCCGGTCACTTCACGTCCGCGGTAGATACGCACTCCCAGCTCGTTGACCCAGCCAGCCAGGATGAGCTCGAACTCCTTCTGCGGGAGGCCGAGCCCATAGGGATGCCGGCTGGGAAAGTCGCTGATGCTCAGCGGGATCCACGCGAACCCGGCGACCTGCGCCACCTGCCCCCGCGAGAGGAACCGATCCACGACTCCACGCTGATCGAGAACCTCGATGGTGCGTGCGTGCAGGCCGCGTGAGCGCGGGCCGTCGAGGTCCTGGGTCTCGCGCCGCTCGACGATCGCGGCGTCGACCTTCGCCAACGCAAGCTCGGCCGCCAACATCATGCCCGTCGGTCCACCTCCGACGATCACCACCGCATGCTGGGTCTTGGTCATGGCCGCGCGGTCTACGCCGGCTCGGCCTTCGACCGGCATCCGTCACGGGCCCGATTGTTTCCGAGCCGGAAACCCGCTGGTATGCAGGTGGCCGGGGCGGTCGGATAGCCGCGCTCACGTCCGGAACTGCGGCGCTTTCTCCCTCGCGAGCTTCTCCAGCAATTCCACCGCGCGTGGCAGTCCCGGCAACGTCCGAGCCTCGCGCTGGAAGCGCCGCGCGTTTTCCCGGTACGAGGGCGTCTTCAACACGTCGCGCACCGCCTCGCGGACGCTCTCGGGCGTCATCGAGAGCGGCTCCACCACGCGCGCCATACCCAATTCCTCGCAGCGCGCGGCGTTCATCGGTTGGTCCGCGGCGATGGGCACCAGAACCAGCGGCAACCCGTACTCGAGCGCGGCCGTGGTGCTGTTGTAACCGCCGTGCAGAATCGCGAGGTCCACCTGGGGGAAGAGCAGCGATTGGGGGATGTAGCGCTCCACGTGGACATGTGCTGGCTGCGGACCGAGCTCCGCCGGGTCCACGTCCCGCCCCACCGTCACCACCACGTCCACCGGCTCCTCGCGCACGCCCTCCACGAGGGTGCGCAGCACAGCGACCACCTTGTTGAAGACCGTGCCCAGCGTCACGTACACCACCGGCCGCCCATTCTGGCCCAGCCGAGAGGCCCACTCGGGCAGGTGCTCGTCGCCGGACTGATCGAAGATGGCCGGCTGGAAGTAGTGCGCCGTCGGAGGCATCGAGCCCCCGAGGTAATGCGGCGGGACGAAGCTCAGATGCAGGTAGTGGTAGAGCGAGTGCGGCTGGGGCTCCGGCGGCAGGCCCACCGTGGCACGCACCTCGTCGAGCCGCTCCACCATCAACGGGAAGGAGTAATCCTGGGGCAGCATGGCGCCCACCTGGACGGACGCATGCGGGATGCCGAGGCGCTCGGCGGCGATGGCCCCGCCGAGCTCCATCGAGTCGCGCACGAGCAGGTCCGGGCGCCAGTCAGACGCGAGCGCCATCACGTCCGACACCATCTTTCGCGCGAAGTGTCCGGCGAACATGTTGGCCATGTGCTCGCGGCGAGTCTCGTGAGACATGCGCATCATGTTCTCCATCACTTGCGCCATCGCGCCCTGTGGCAACTGTGGCCTCTCGCCTCCGGCGCGGAAGAAGCGGAAGCCCTGGGACTCCACCTGCTTCCGCAGTTGCTCCGAGGTGGCGAGGGCGACCTCGTGTCCTGCT from Melittangium boletus DSM 14713 includes the following:
- a CDS encoding FAD-dependent monooxygenase; this encodes MTKTQHAVVIVGGGPTGMMLAAELALAKVDAAIVERRETQDLDGPRSRGLHARTIEVLDQRGVVDRFLSRGQVAQVAGFAWIPLSISDFPSRHPYGLGLPQKEFELILAGWVNELGVRIYRGREVTGFAQDDSGVDVTLADGPSLRAEYLVGCDGGRSVIRKAAGIEFAGWDPTLSCLIAEVQMTQEPKWGMRRDGIGVHAFSQLEGRVGVMVTEPRIGPRGEPTLRELSDALVAVYGTDYGIHSPHWISRFTDLTRQAAAYRDRRVLLAGDSAHVHFPVGGQGLNLGVQDAVNLGWKLAQVVKRTSPDSLLDSYQLERHPVAARVLHNTMASIALLRSDDRLEALRDTVAELLRMDEPRRRIAGMMSGLDIRYELGEGHPLLGRRMPDLDLVTAHGPRRVFTLLHEARLVLLNLGERGSFDLSPWANRVSVVDAQYGGPWELPVLGAVTAPAAVLIRPDGYVAWVGDRTQLGLTDVLTKWFGPPSSA
- a CDS encoding glycosyltransferase; translation: MRILFTTLLGSGHFHPLVPVARALQQAGHEVALATSEQLRKQVESQGFRFFRAGGERPQLPQGAMAQVMENMMRMSHETRREHMANMFAGHFARKMVSDVMALASDWRPDLLVRDSMELGGAIAAERLGIPHASVQVGAMLPQDYSFPLMVERLDEVRATVGLPPEPQPHSLYHYLHLSFVPPHYLGGSMPPTAHYFQPAIFDQSGDEHLPEWASRLGQNGRPVVYVTLGTVFNKVVAVLRTLVEGVREEPVDVVVTVGRDVDPAELGPQPAHVHVERYIPQSLLFPQVDLAILHGGYNSTTAALEYGLPLVLVPIAADQPMNAARCEELGMARVVEPLSMTPESVREAVRDVLKTPSYRENARRFQREARTLPGLPRAVELLEKLAREKAPQFRT